The genomic segment CCTCGGGTCGGCGATCGCCCAGTGCGCAGTCACCCATCGGGCAGCACTGCAGATGACGTTCTACGAGTTCCCGTCCGCCGACCCGGCCCTGACCGAACTCGCCCGGCACCGGCCCACCGCGATTCTGGCGGCCACTCTGCAGACGCTGCGGGCCGCGCGGTGGAGTGGCTATATCGGCCCGCACGTCGACATCTCGATTCTCGCCGACCGCTTCGTGCAGACCATGTTGCACGTCGGACTCGACGTCATCCGAAACGACGCGGGGCCCGACAAGGTTGCCGCCCTGCTGTGCACGATCCTGCTGGAGGGCTTGGCCACCAACCCCGTCACGGATGTCGAACTCGACGCGTCCCCCGCCTACCGCGCGGCGGATCAGGTGGTGCAGTCCTGGCAGGAAGCCGATGACCCGGCCGACGACGCCGCCCGCATCCGAGCGGTCGCCCGGACCGAGTTCGGGCGCAAGGGCTATGAATTCACCTCGATCAGGGATATCGCCGCCGCGGCCGGCATGGGCACCGGGACCGTGTACCGGCTGATCGGCTCCAAAGACCAACTGTTGACCGACATCATGCGCGCGTTCGGCGAGAAGATGGAGCCGGGGTGGACCGATGTCCTGCGCTCGGACTCGTCCCCGCTGGAGAAGCTCGACGCGGTGTCGTGGATTCACACGAATGTCCTGGAGAAGTTCGGTGACGAGTTCCGCATCCAGTTGGCGTGGATGCGGCAGTCGCCGCCGGACACCCCGGATCCCGGCTGGCTGTTCTCGACGCGCGTCGGACAGATGAAAATGCTTCTGGCCGAGGGCATCAAGACCGGTGAGATAGCGATCGACACTCCGTCGAACGAGATGCTCGCACGCGCCGTGATCGGCGTCGGCTGGATCCCGGAGAACATCCTGCGCGACATCGGGACGCGGGCGTCGCTCATCCATATCCGGGACACGTCGCTGCGCGGCGTCGCCACGCGCCGCGGCTGACGTCAGCCCACGATCATCGGTAGCGTGCCCCAGCCCCGGACGCTGGAGGTGTGCGCCATCGCGGCGTTCGCCAGGTCGACGTCCCACTCCGGCCAGCGCCGCAGCATCTCCTCGGTGGCGACCCGGGCCTGCATGCGGGCCAGCGATGAGCCGAGGCAGAAGTGCAGGCCTTGTCCGAAGGACAGGTGCGCGCCGGTGCGGTGGATGTCGAATTCCTCGCCGCGCGGATAGTGGCGCTCGTCGCGGTTGGCCGACCCGTTGAGCAGCAACATGATCGAGCCCTCCGGGATGCGCTGCCCGTAGCATTCGGCATCGCGCGCGACGTAGCGGGCCTGTACCGGGGAAGGCGCCTGGTAGCGCAACGTCTCCTCGATCGCACCAGGGATCAGCGATTGGTCCTCCACGAGCTCGCGGCGCTGATCGGGGTGTTGGGCCAGCATCTGAGCGATGAAACCGATCAGGCGCGTGGTGGTTTCGTTGCCGGCACCGGCGATCATGCTGGTGTACGTCAACACCTCGAGGCGCGTCAGTGGCCGAAGTTGCCCATCCTCTTCGACCTCCGCGTTGAGCAGCTGCGTCATCAGATCGTCGGACGGATGCTGCGCCCGCCACTCGATGTAGTCGGCGAACAGTTGGTACGCATTCTCGAACGCGTCGGCCGAGACCGATTGGAAGCCACCGTCCTTCAGGTCGATTTGGGCGTTTGTGCTGTCCCGGATGTGCTGCTGGCCCTCTTCGGGAATGCCGAGCAGATAGCCGATCGTCCGCATCGGGATCAGCGCGCCGAAGTCGGTGATCACGTCGAACTGCTTGGCACCGGTCAGCGCGTCGAGGGCTCGAACACAGAACTGTCGCACCAGGTCTTCGATCGCTTCCATCCGTCGGGGCGTGAACACCTTCGACAACAGGCGCCGGTGTAGGTCGTGCAGCGGCGGATCCTCGAAAAGGATGACGCCGGGCGGGACGTCGAGGCCGCTCATGATGATGTCGATCGTGGTGCCGCGGCCCGAGCGGTAGGTCTCCCAGTTGTGCAGCTCGCGGCTGACATCGTCGTAACGGCTCAGCGCGAAAAAGTTGTACTTCTCATTGTGATAAAGCGGGGCCTCGTCTCTCATCCGCTTCCAGATCGGGTACGGATCATCGTCGATCGCGAAGTCGAACGGGTCGTAGTACAGGTCTATGGCACTGGCGCCAGTCATTCGTTTCTCCAATCGATCGCGTGTCGCGGCAGGGTGTTCGGCAAATCCAGGGAGCTGAGCAGTCCGGCGGGTGCCTCCACCACATACGGAATTGCGTTGACCACCCGCATCGCGGTGGCGGTCATCGCGGCATGGCCGGCGCCGTGCCCTTCGGCAGCACCAACGTTCATCGCGCAGTGGATGTCGGGATCGCCAGCGATGTCGACGTGATACGAGGCGTCGAACTCCGATGCCGGCCAGTCGGGGGCGACGTCACGGGCCATCCGGATGATGTGCTCGACGACGATGGCCTCGCGACCGTTGACCACGCCCGCCGCCCTGGTGCTGACCGCGCCGCAGGTGCCTGCCTTGATCGTGCCGAACGCCACCTCGATGTCGCGGTCGGCGATCCGCCGGTCGAGGGTGCCCCGCACCTCCTCGATCTCGACACCGAGGCCTTCGGCGATGAGGTAAAGCGGTGCTCGCCAGGCCATCTCGATGAAGCCTGGCGTCTTGAGCAACGGTTCGAAGTCGAGTGAGTGCCCGAAGCCCATGCCGTTCATCATCACGTCGGCGACCGGGTAGTGGTCGTTGAGCGCGACCTCGGTGACCTTCACCTGGCGGATCGTCTTGGACTGCGTCGACAGCAGCAACGCCAGCTGATCGGATCCGAAGCCGGGAAAGATGCCCGACGCGTAGAACGACGCATCTCCCGCCGTGGCGGCCTGCTCCATCTGGTCGCGCCAATCCGGCGAGTAGTACGCCGGCGGGTAGACCAGGCTGGTCGACGAGGTCGAGACGACGTTGATGCCCGCCTCGAGCAGCATCAGGTAGTCGGGTACGGCGCCGGCGTCGCGGTCGGGTCCGCTTGCCGCGTAGACCACGCAATCCGGCTGTAGTGCAACGAGTTCGGCGGCGTTGTTGGTCGCGGTGATTCCGATCGGCGCGCCACCGGCCAACTCACCGGCGTCCTTGCCGACCTTGTCGGGAGAATGCACCCACACTCCGACCAGTTCGAGATCGGGCCGAACCCGGATCGCGTCGATGGCGATCGAACCGACCCCGCCTGTCGACCACACGACTGTTCTCAGAGTCACTGCGTCTCCTGTGCCCGTTGGCTCGCCGTCGCGGCCCGTTCGAGATAGGGCCACGCGATGGCCGGTGGCATGCCGCCGCACAGCGGCAGCAAGGGAAGTGGCCTACCGCCGCGGATCCATTCGGCAGCCTCGTCGGTGGTGAAGATCCGGTAGGGACCACCCGCGTCCCGTAGCTGCGACACGGTCGAGGCGCGCGAGATGCTGGCCACCGAGTCGTCGCCGTGCCGATAGGACGCCGCCGTCACCGCGTCATGCAGTAGGTAGGAGCCGAGCTCCTGCCACGCGGCATCGACGTCGTCGGCGACGAAAACCGTTGTCGGCGCGCCCTCGACCGGGAACTGCACCATGCCGGGTTCGACTCCGTTGGCGCGGCATTCGGCCTCGTACATGACCTTGAGCTCCGGCGAGGCGACCTGGGAGATGAACCCGAGCCCGTAGCGCGCGGCTCGACGGGCCGCCGCGGTGCTGCCGCCGGCGATCAGCATGTGCGGGCCTCCTGGTGTCACCGGCGGTGGCGTCACATGTATCCGTCGGCCGTCATAGTCGACGGGCTCTCCCTGCAGGAGCCCGCGGAGCAGGGCGAGGGATTCGTCCGCCAGCTTTCCGCGGCGCCGGTGATCGACACCGAAGTGGATGCACTCCTCGACCCGGTGGCCGATGCCGAAAGCGTAGGAGACCCGGCCTTCGGCGATGATGTCCAGCACGCTGATCTCCTCGGCGAGCCGCACCGGATCCCAGAACGTGATCGGCACCGCGGCCAGCAGGATCGCCAGATGCTTGGTCCGCGCAGCGATGGCCGCGGCCAGGAGATGCGGCGCGGGCAGATGACCGTCGTCGGTCGCGTGATGCTCGGACAGCACGGCGATGACAGCACCGCGGTCTTCGGCCCACTCGCACATATCGACCGCAGCCCCATACAGGTCGGTCGTCGCTGCCGAACCCGCCGGTGCGCGCATGTCGAACCGAAGAGTGAACATCCGCCTCACCATAACCTAAACTTTGTTCCCCGCTACCCCGCTTCGGTCGGTTCCTTGACCATGTCGACGGACGACTGTTACGTTCCGGATCAAACGTTAGGTTTTGGAGGCAGTCATGGCTGATGGTCGATACCGCGTCGTCGTGTGGTCCACCGGTGGCATCGGGTCGATCGCCATCCGGGCCATTCACGAACGTCCCAACCTCGACCTCGTCGGTGTGTGGGTGCACTCCCCCGAAAAGGACGGTCGCGATGCCGGTGAATTGGCCAATGGCGAGCCGATCGGACTGGCGGTCACCACCGACGCCGACGCTTTGATCGCGCTCAAGCCGGACTGCGTGATCTACGCGGCGAGTGGCCCCGAGCGTGATGCGCTGGCGATCCCCGACTATGTGAAGTTGCTCAGCGCCGGAATCAATGTCGTCACGACCAGCACCACCCGACTGGTGAACCCGCATGCCTACGAGCCCGTCGATTGGCGCGATCAGATCGCGGCCGCCGCGAAGCAGGGTCAGGTGACGCTCTACGCATCCGGGATCGAGCCCGGGTTCGCCGCCGACTATCTGCCGCTGGTGCTCTCGACCCAGTCGTCGCAGATCGAGAAGATCCACTCCTACGAGATCGGGCTGTACGACGACTACGGGGTGCCGGACATCATGAGCGACGCCTTGGGATTCGGCAGGCCGCTGGAGTACACACCGTGGATCAGCTTCCCCGGCGCGATCGCCGGCGAATGGCACGGCCAGATGCGCATGGTGGCC from the Mycolicibacterium crocinum genome contains:
- a CDS encoding TetR/AcrR family transcriptional regulator, yielding MSRRSDILQSAAALIAASGLRTSLQEIADAAGILPGSLYHHFESKEAILLELLRSYHEDLDDIARRAESRLDGPGSTSAFDRLVDLGSAIAQCAVTHRAALQMTFYEFPSADPALTELARHRPTAILAATLQTLRAARWSGYIGPHVDISILADRFVQTMLHVGLDVIRNDAGPDKVAALLCTILLEGLATNPVTDVELDASPAYRAADQVVQSWQEADDPADDAARIRAVARTEFGRKGYEFTSIRDIAAAAGMGTGTVYRLIGSKDQLLTDIMRAFGEKMEPGWTDVLRSDSSPLEKLDAVSWIHTNVLEKFGDEFRIQLAWMRQSPPDTPDPGWLFSTRVGQMKMLLAEGIKTGEIAIDTPSNEMLARAVIGVGWIPENILRDIGTRASLIHIRDTSLRGVATRRG
- a CDS encoding cytochrome P450, encoding MTGASAIDLYYDPFDFAIDDDPYPIWKRMRDEAPLYHNEKYNFFALSRYDDVSRELHNWETYRSGRGTTIDIIMSGLDVPPGVILFEDPPLHDLHRRLLSKVFTPRRMEAIEDLVRQFCVRALDALTGAKQFDVITDFGALIPMRTIGYLLGIPEEGQQHIRDSTNAQIDLKDGGFQSVSADAFENAYQLFADYIEWRAQHPSDDLMTQLLNAEVEEDGQLRPLTRLEVLTYTSMIAGAGNETTTRLIGFIAQMLAQHPDQRRELVEDQSLIPGAIEETLRYQAPSPVQARYVARDAECYGQRIPEGSIMLLLNGSANRDERHYPRGEEFDIHRTGAHLSFGQGLHFCLGSSLARMQARVATEEMLRRWPEWDVDLANAAMAHTSSVRGWGTLPMIVG
- a CDS encoding NAD(P)H-dependent amine dehydrogenase family protein, which translates into the protein MRTVVWSTGGVGSIAIDAIRVRPDLELVGVWVHSPDKVGKDAGELAGGAPIGITATNNAAELVALQPDCVVYAASGPDRDAGAVPDYLMLLEAGINVVSTSSTSLVYPPAYYSPDWRDQMEQAATAGDASFYASGIFPGFGSDQLALLLSTQSKTIRQVKVTEVALNDHYPVADVMMNGMGFGHSLDFEPLLKTPGFIEMAWRAPLYLIAEGLGVEIEEVRGTLDRRIADRDIEVAFGTIKAGTCGAVSTRAAGVVNGREAIVVEHIIRMARDVAPDWPASEFDASYHVDIAGDPDIHCAMNVGAAEGHGAGHAAMTATAMRVVNAIPYVVEAPAGLLSSLDLPNTLPRHAIDWRNE
- a CDS encoding LLM class flavin-dependent oxidoreductase translates to MFTLRFDMRAPAGSAATTDLYGAAVDMCEWAEDRGAVIAVLSEHHATDDGHLPAPHLLAAAIAARTKHLAILLAAVPITFWDPVRLAEEISVLDIIAEGRVSYAFGIGHRVEECIHFGVDHRRRGKLADESLALLRGLLQGEPVDYDGRRIHVTPPPVTPGGPHMLIAGGSTAAARRAARYGLGFISQVASPELKVMYEAECRANGVEPGMVQFPVEGAPTTVFVADDVDAAWQELGSYLLHDAVTAASYRHGDDSVASISRASTVSQLRDAGGPYRIFTTDEAAEWIRGGRPLPLLPLCGGMPPAIAWPYLERAATASQRAQETQ
- a CDS encoding NAD(P)H-dependent amine dehydrogenase family protein gives rise to the protein MADGRYRVVVWSTGGIGSIAIRAIHERPNLDLVGVWVHSPEKDGRDAGELANGEPIGLAVTTDADALIALKPDCVIYAASGPERDALAIPDYVKLLSAGINVVTTSTTRLVNPHAYEPVDWRDQIAAAAKQGQVTLYASGIEPGFAADYLPLVLSTQSSQIEKIHSYEIGLYDDYGVPDIMSDALGFGRPLEYTPWISFPGAIAGEWHGQMRMVAEALGVELQEVRETFDRAVTERTLEVAMGTVEAGTCGALRMQAIGIVDGKEAIIIEHVTRLAPDVAPHWPTLPNALGYRVVITGTPDIDCTFDVTLRDRKKAGIESMTSGAGAMVATAMRVVNAIPYVVDAQPGLVSSVDLPLTIPRQAFNPA